One genomic segment of Anaerolineae bacterium includes these proteins:
- the cas10 gene encoding type III-B CRISPR-associated protein Cas10/Cmr2, translating into MPDTILIFSLGPVQGFLAEARRAQDLWAGSRLLSELTQAAIQACRRSGAEMIYPADPSQESLPNKFVVKLPEGVAPEQAAEAARQAAQEELQQRGEVARQFLQSIIPSDSVWEKIWQRQLGNHLEFFWAAAVIEDDYPAAYQKASRAFDAAKRARTFQQVTEDGLKDSLSGRRSALRTAQGDARSYWNRIAASGRVTAAQLKPEGRERLDALGAIKRFGFGNEAERFPSTSSVAAADYLEKVRGKHQSALVAYREILKAIPKFYCVRGSEAWPYDGDLLYLETLVPERLRTSYGFGDADLQQYEGQLEAARLALRMLYNSIGRPSPYYALLVMDGDSMGKRVASCASEEEHRQLSQRLVSFAAQARQIVEQHQGTAVYAGGDDVLALLPLKRALPAAQALAEAFAKIVPGGTASAGLAFAHHLYPLDAVLRAAREAEGWAKGMEGKNAICVRALKRSGEPIEVRSHWGDLRTLFGELCQWFACGALSSRFAYEAAANLPFLDGEPVQSELKRLIQRHWDTRKSNPPDPDNLAKQLVAWADSLPGKAEELTD; encoded by the coding sequence ATGCCTGATACGATACTGATCTTCAGTTTAGGACCGGTGCAAGGCTTTTTGGCCGAAGCGCGGCGGGCACAGGACCTCTGGGCTGGAAGTCGATTGCTCTCCGAGCTGACACAGGCTGCCATCCAGGCCTGTCGGAGATCGGGAGCTGAAATGATCTACCCTGCCGACCCCAGCCAGGAGAGCCTGCCGAACAAGTTCGTGGTGAAATTACCCGAAGGCGTTGCTCCAGAGCAAGCGGCCGAGGCAGCACGCCAGGCCGCTCAGGAGGAACTCCAGCAGCGCGGAGAGGTTGCCCGGCAGTTCTTGCAGAGCATCATTCCCAGCGATTCCGTGTGGGAAAAGATCTGGCAGCGTCAATTGGGAAACCATCTGGAGTTCTTCTGGGCAGCGGCTGTAATCGAAGACGACTACCCAGCAGCCTATCAAAAGGCCAGCCGGGCTTTTGATGCCGCCAAACGTGCCCGCACCTTCCAGCAGGTTACGGAAGACGGCCTTAAAGATTCGCTGAGTGGCCGGAGGAGTGCCCTGCGCACAGCCCAGGGAGATGCCAGGTCGTACTGGAATCGGATCGCTGCTTCGGGTAGGGTAACCGCTGCCCAACTCAAACCCGAAGGCCGCGAGCGGCTGGATGCTCTGGGAGCCATCAAACGGTTCGGCTTCGGCAACGAGGCGGAGCGATTCCCCTCCACCAGCAGCGTGGCAGCGGCTGATTACCTAGAAAAGGTGCGCGGTAAGCATCAATCTGCTTTAGTCGCTTACCGGGAAATTTTGAAGGCGATCCCCAAGTTCTATTGCGTGCGCGGAAGTGAGGCCTGGCCTTATGATGGTGATTTGCTCTATCTGGAGACACTGGTTCCAGAACGCCTGCGGACAAGTTATGGGTTCGGTGATGCCGACCTCCAGCAGTATGAAGGGCAACTTGAGGCCGCTCGTCTGGCACTGAGGATGCTCTATAACAGCATAGGTCGCCCATCTCCGTACTATGCCCTCTTGGTGATGGATGGTGACAGCATGGGGAAACGGGTGGCCAGTTGCGCCAGCGAGGAGGAGCATCGCCAACTGAGCCAACGATTGGTGAGCTTTGCCGCTCAGGCCCGGCAGATTGTGGAACAACATCAAGGCACCGCAGTCTATGCTGGTGGGGATGATGTGTTGGCCCTGCTGCCTTTAAAGAGGGCACTTCCTGCAGCCCAGGCTTTGGCTGAAGCTTTTGCCAAAATAGTGCCCGGCGGAACGGCATCGGCAGGGCTAGCCTTCGCTCATCATCTCTATCCGCTGGACGCGGTACTTAGGGCTGCACGGGAAGCAGAAGGTTGGGCAAAAGGTATGGAGGGCAAGAATGCCATCTGCGTGCGAGCACTGAAGCGCTCCGGCGAGCCGATAGAGGTGCGGAGCCATTGGGGTGATCTGAGGACGCTCTTTGGAGAGTTGTGCCAATGGTTCGCCTGCGGAGCGCTTTCCTCGCGGTTCGCCTACGAAGCAGCGGCTAACCTGCCTTTCCTGGATGGGGAACCGGTCCAGAGCGAACTGAAGCGGCTGATACAGCGACATTGGGATACGCGCAAATCTAACCCACCGGATCCAGATAATTTGGCCAAGCAGTTAGTTGCCTGGGCGGACAGTCTGCCGGGCAAGGCCGAAGAACTCACCGACTAG
- the cmr3 gene encoding type III-B CRISPR module-associated protein Cmr3 — protein sequence MKLFLEPIDVWLFRDGRPFDALSDHRAQSLFPPYPTAMQGIIRSHHLVVKKVDLRNQEAIEHAVGTATTYPPGFQMRGPFLARRTSEGVQRYFPLPADAVAQGDVIRALVPSELPAGVWSSVPMPRLLWHDGEPTKREERWWLREDALMAYLEQGVVQIDEETGRESRICKQDALFQRENRLGIGLDDTTRTSQEGALYEVEFVRVVPGVGLEVEVEGLDGWPEKGILRAGGEGRGAYFEASDAPTWPEAPNPLPQRFKVYLATPAYFEEGWKPKDWQRFFDGKVELMAAALGRYESLGGFDLATNTHKPARRYVPAGSVYFFQSDGQASLKASLVNQAITDDGAKIGFGQILIGRW from the coding sequence ATGAAACTATTTCTGGAACCGATAGACGTCTGGCTCTTCCGAGACGGGCGCCCTTTTGACGCGCTGAGCGATCACCGAGCGCAGAGCCTGTTTCCACCCTATCCGACAGCGATGCAGGGCATCATCCGCTCTCACCATCTGGTGGTCAAAAAGGTGGACCTGAGGAACCAAGAAGCAATCGAGCATGCAGTGGGTACCGCGACAACTTACCCTCCCGGCTTCCAAATGCGCGGTCCCTTCCTAGCTCGACGCACCTCGGAGGGCGTCCAACGCTATTTTCCGCTACCGGCTGATGCAGTGGCCCAAGGAGATGTCATACGGGCTCTGGTGCCCAGTGAATTGCCCGCAGGAGTCTGGAGCAGCGTCCCAATGCCTCGACTTCTCTGGCATGATGGCGAGCCGACCAAACGGGAAGAACGTTGGTGGTTACGTGAGGACGCACTCATGGCTTATCTGGAGCAGGGCGTAGTCCAAATTGACGAAGAGACTGGGCGAGAAAGCCGAATTTGCAAACAGGATGCCCTTTTCCAACGCGAAAACCGTTTAGGCATCGGCCTGGACGACACAACGCGCACTAGCCAGGAGGGTGCCCTGTACGAGGTGGAGTTCGTGCGGGTTGTACCAGGTGTGGGATTGGAGGTAGAAGTGGAAGGGCTGGACGGTTGGCCCGAGAAGGGGATATTGCGGGCTGGTGGAGAGGGGCGAGGGGCGTATTTTGAGGCTTCAGACGCGCCGACCTGGCCCGAGGCTCCTAATCCTCTTCCACAGCGTTTCAAAGTCTATCTGGCCACGCCAGCCTATTTTGAGGAAGGTTGGAAGCCTAAGGACTGGCAGCGGTTCTTTGACGGCAAAGTAGAACTTATGGCCGCTGCTCTGGGCCGTTACGAATCTCTAGGCGGGTTTGACCTTGCCACAAATACCCACAAACCAGCACGGCGCTATGTCCCAGCTGGCAGTGTCTACTTCTTTCAGTCAGATGGCCAGGCCTCGCTGAAGGCGAGCTTGGTCAATCAAGCCATCACCGATGATGGAGCCAAGATCGGCTTTGGCCAAATTCTCATTGGGAGGTGGTAG